TTACGTACCTTTACCAGTGCAATGCTCTTTTGCAGGATGAGAGAAACCGGAGCTTGAGCGATGATCTACAAAGTCATTTCCAAAGAGGAGTTCACAAAGTTTATAGGGGCCCTGGTCGAAAACAACCGCTCTTTCGGGCCCAGGGAGGTTGATAGAGATCACCGTGGCAATCCTGTTTACCAGTTCCAGCCGGTACAGTCGGCCCGTGATATCGCCTTCGACTATACCGCCACGGCATCGTCGGCGAAGCATTTTTTTCTTCCTTTCCGCGAAGAGTTGTCGCGTTTTCTTTTTCGCGGGGATGACTGGGAACAGCAGATTGCCTACGAAGCAACACCGATAGTGCTCATCGGTCTGAGAGCATGTGACATCAGCGCCCTGAACATTCTTGACGACGTCCTGCTCAACGGCCATTTTCCATCACCCTACTATCTGGCCAAACGCAAAAACACCTTTGTTATCGGCATGGATCATCTGCCCCTGCCGGACTGTTTCTGCAAATCGATGAACCATCATACGGTCACGACCGGCTTCAACCTCTTCTGTTCGGATATTGGCGACCACTACTACCTCTCGATCAATTCGTCAAAAGCATTTAATTTTCTCAAGGAGTTCGAGACCCGCGACCCAAATTATGACGATAATTGCGCCCTTGTTGAGCGGCGCAAACAGATACAGAATGGTTTTGAAACTGAAATTGATGTCACGGGGCTTCCAACCATTCTCGACATTGAGTTCGACTCCACCGTCTGGGAAAAATGGGGCAATAAATGCCTGAACTGCGGAAGCTGCGCCATGGTGTGCCCCTCCTGCTACTGCTACTCGGTCACGGAATCATTCGACACCAGCCTGAAAGTGGCTTCACGCGAAAAAAAGCTTTACTCCTGCAATCTTGTTGATTTCGCAGTTGTTGCCGGCGGACACAATTTTCGTCCGAAGAACGGCGACCGACTGAAATATCGCTATTATCACCAGCACCGGGGATTTGCCGAAAACGCCAATCAGCAGATCTGTGTGGGATGCAATCGGTGCGGCAGGGCATGCCTTGCCGGGATCAACCCGAAAGAAGTGATCAACGACCTCAGAATGGAGAAAGAATCATGCATGATCTGCGTTTCGTCATCCCCTGCCAGGACATAAACCGGGAGGACTTCGCCTCATCGGCACCTGATTTCAACCGGCGGTCGGAGGTATTGAAAACCGACTTTGGCTACAAGTGCTCCGTTACCAATATCGTTCGTCTCACCGAACAGGAGAAGCTTTTTCAGCTCCGCATTATCGATCCTGTCGAGCGCTCCCTCTTCAGGTTCAGGCCCGGCCAGTTTCTCATGCTCGAAGTGCCCGGCTATGGTGATGTGCCGATCTCGATTTCAAGCTCCAACAGCAATCATGAGTTTCTGGAACTCTGCATCCGCAAGGCGGGCCATGTGACCTCTGCCCTTTTCACGCTCACAGAGGGTGCCCATGTTGCCATAAGGGGCCCTTTTGGATCGGCATTTCCGATGGATGAGATGAGCGGCCATAACGTTCTGCTGGTTGCCGGAGGGCTCGGCATTGCGCCGCTCCGTGCACCGCTCTACTGGATCAATGAACACCGCGACCGATTTCTTGACGTTAACCTGCTCTATGGTGCAAAAGAGCCCTCGCAGCTTCTCTTCACGTGGCAGTTCGACGAGTGGAAGATGATCAACCATATCAACCTGCACACCATTGTTGAACATGGCGACAGCGGATGGAAGGGAAAAAAGGGCATGATCACTGATCTCTTCAACGATATTTCAATTGATCCCGCCAAAACGTGGGCCATCGTCTGCGGCCCGCCGGTCATGTTCAAGTTTGTCTGCGGTTATCTTGACCGGCTTGGCATACCCATGAACCGCATGTTCGTTTCGCTGGAAAGGCGGATGCACTGCGGCATGGGAAAATGCTGCCGATGCATGGTTGGCTCCACCTTTACCTGTATTGACGGCCCGGTTTTCGATTACTGGACGGTCATGAATCTCAAGGAGGCCATTTAGAATGGGAGAACTAATCGCTCACCAGGGAGTCTCCTTTGAAAGGCTGAAAATAGCCTCCTTCGACTTCACCTGCTGTGAAGGATGCCAGTTGCAACTGGCCAACCGGGAATCAACACTTGCGGATTTTCTCAATCTTCTTGATATCAGAAATTTCCGGGAGCTCTCGTCGGAACAGCACGACGATTACGACATCGCCCTCATTGAGGGAAGCATCAGCCGCCAGGATGAGGTCGAGCGACTGCTGAAAATACGGCAGCAGGCAAAAATCCTTGTGGCATTCGGCACCTGCGCCTGCTTCGGCGGGATCAACAGCCTGAAAAACCGCTTTCCCGCCAGGGAGATGATTGATGCGGTTTATCCCGGAATGCCGATTGAAACCCTTCCGGTACGCAAGATCAGCGATGTGGTCAAGGTTGACCTCTCCATACCCGGATGTCCGGTTGACAAGAGGGAGGTGGAGCGGATTGTGGTAAGCCTTGTTCGTGGCTCGCAGATTACGCTCCCGAAATACCCGGTTTGTGTGGAATGCAAGGCACAACTCAACACCTGCCTCTTCGAACTTGGCGAAATCTGCCTCGGACCCATCACCCGCGCCGGATGCAATGCCGTTTGTACAACCGGAAAAACGCCCTGCCTCGGATGCCGGGGCCCGTCAGAGGAGATCAACATGCCAGCCTTTCTTGATCTTGTCAGGCAAAGAGGGCTGAGCTTCGACGACCTGCAGGAAAAACTGGCTTTTTATAACGCATTTGAAGCATTCCAAAGCCATGAAGCGTGACTACGCGATTGCTATCCATCACCTCTCACGGGTTGAAGGGCACGCAGACATCAGGATAACCGTCAGGAAGGGCCAACTGGTCGAAGCCCAATGGGCCATTGTTGAAACCCCAAGGTTTTTTGAGGTAATGATCAAAGGGATGAGCGCCGAACGAGTGCCCTTTCTGACCTCAAGGATCTGCGGCATCTGCTCGATCAGCCACGCCCTTGCAAGTATCAGGGCGCTTGAACGAGCCATGGCGATAGCACCGCCGGTTGCTGCCGAAAAAACAAGGCTGCTGGCCATGCACGGTGAAACCCTGCAAAGCCATGCCCTGCACCTCTTTTTTCTCATCGCACCGGATTTTGCCAACAGCGCCAGCGTTCTGCCGCTGATGGAGTCACACCCCGATCTGGTAAGGGCAGGGCTGCAGCTCAAGGAGCTTGGCAACGAAATCAGCGCCATAACTGCGGGACGATGCACCCACCCGGTCAGCCTTGTGGTGGGAGGGCTCAGCAAGGCCCCCGACAAGGAGAAGCTTCTCAACCTTCGTACCATGATTCAGGAGAGAAAGCCTGCGCTCGCCACGGCATCTGCTTTTTTCCGCTCCCTCGTCATGCCTGATTTCACGCGCGAAACCGAATTTATCTCATTGCGCAATGGCTCAAGCTACCCCTCAATCGGCGGCAGCCTGGTATCGAGCGACGGTGTCAAGCGGGAAGAGAATGACTATCTCTTGATGACCAATGAGTACACAATGGATTTTTCCACCTCAAAATTCACCCGGCTGAGCCGTGAATCCTCGGTTGCCGGAGCGCTGGCACGCTTCAACAACAACCATGATCTGCTGCATCCTGGCGCAAAGGAGGCTGCGGAAAGCCTGGGGCTCAAGCCGATCTGCCACAACCCCTTCATGACGAACATCGCCCAGCTTGTAGAGTGTGTTCATATTCTTGAGGATGCTGAACAGCTCATCAACTCGCTGCTCGACATGGAGCTTCGGGAGATAAAAACACCATATGTACCCCAGGCCGGAGCCGCCACGGGAGCGGTTGAAGCGCCACGCGGAATTCTCTATCACCATATGGAAACCGATGCTGCGGGAAAAGTGGTCAAGGCAAACTGCATCATCCCCACTACCCAGAATAATGGCAACATCCACCATGATCTGCGTGCACTCACCGAGCAGGGGCTCAGGGAGGGGAAAAGCGACAGGGAGATTGAAAAGCTCGCCACCATGCTGGTGCGCTCCTACGACCCCTGCATTTCATGCTCGGTGCATTAGGGGGGCTTGCCGTTACCTGTTGCACCCTGCCGGTCAGTTCGGCAAGCCCGTTTCTCTGAAGCGGATCTCCGACATCAATAAATCACGTTGTCGATACTGTTCGGTATAAACGTACAGGCACATCGAGAATCCCGCAGGCGCTGATGAGTTTTTTTCTATTTTATTCAACCAGATCAGCCTGATACACACGTTGAGCAAGTCTGCCCTGTATGTCGATAAGGAGAAGCAGTGTCTTTTTCGGAGAGATCATGGTACAAGTTTCAAATGAAAGCGATGTCCGGTTAAAGCCATCAACGTTATTGAAAGGTAATTATTAAACCCAATTTTTTCCGCTCGAACAATGACCCCCGATAAACCAATACAGAACCGGATGCCACCTGGAAAGCGAGGCGAACACCTTGTGGTGATGCAGTTCCTGCTGATGGCCGCATTTATCCTGACCCCGGTACTGCCTGATCAGAGCGCAACCGAGCTCTTCGCCAATACCGTTCTGCTCCGGTGGGCCTTGCTGATCATCTGCTGGAGCGCGGCAATCCTGCTGGGCGGCCTCGGCTCACACCACATCAAGGAGTTTCTTTCCCCCCTTCCCTATCCGGTCGATCACAACCGGCTGGTGACAACAGGCGTTTACGGCATGGTGCGCCATCCGCTTTACAGCAGCCAGCTCTTCGCTGCATTAGGATGGTCTGTTTTCAGCATAAGCCTTTCACACCTGCTGCTGCTCGTCGTCGCCATTCTCTTTTTCAGCTACAAAGCATCTAAAGAAGAGCGGTGGCTGACCCAGATGCATCCGGAATACGCCGACTACGCAAAAAAAGTAAAGACGTTTATCCCGTGGATCTACTGAAGGTCACCTCCATGTAGTGACGGTAACGCTCAATCCTTCACGCAACGAACGGAAAACAGGAAAAGCAAGAGGATAGGGAGCGTTGGGAACACTATCAATTGACCGGCGCTGCCACCTGCCTGATCTACCGGAAGAGTGAGGTTTCAGTCGTTCCGGAAAAAATATTCTGGAAATAACGCCGCCATTCCGCTACATTGTAGCTACACCAAAGAAGAACGAAAGTTAAAACGAGGAAAAGAGATGATTGCAAACACTGTTGTGAGGGCGCGAATCGACGAAAAAACCAAAGCTGAAGCCACCGCAGTACTGGCTGCCATAGGGCTCACCCTGTCCGATGCCGTGCGCCTTATGCTGATGCGGGTTGCCGCTGAAAAAGCACTGCCATTTGATCCGCTCATTCCGAATGCCGAGACGATAGAAGCTATTATGGAGTCGCAACGAGGAGAGCTTATCGCCGTTGGTTCCAGAGAAGAATTATTCAGGGTGCTTAATGAGGAGGATTGAGCTATCCCGGAAATTCAGGCATGACTATCGAAGAGAAAAATCAGGAATGTATGGGAAATCCCTTGATGCTCTATTAAATGGAATCCTTGATCTCCTCGAGTCCGATGAGGTCTTGCCGCCCAATGCCGTCGATCATGCGCTTATGGGAAAATTCACAGGGTACCGCGATTGCCATATCAAGCCTGATCTTATTTTGATCTACCGCAAAACAGGCGACGACGTTCTTGAGCTGGTTCGTCTTGGATCACACAGTGAACTCGGATTATAATGTCAACTCCCTGGCGTCCGAAACCGTCAACCCAACCCGGCCAAAATACCTATCCCGCTCATCCTCAAGAAGCCTCGCGTAAACCTCCGTCTGCGTGATTGAGCTTGTGGCAAAGATAGTCACTCACCACCTTCAATGGCATCCCCGCAGAGAGGCACAGCGTGGCAAATGTGTGCCTGGTGCAATTGAAACTTATCGGCTTTGCGATTTCCTCCCGCTTGCACCATAGATGCCCAATCAGCTACCCAAAGAAGCCTCAAATTCCGCGTATCTCGCATGTTCTCGTATTTTTTATCGCCTGGCGCTTCGCTCAGTTGCCCAATGAAGCGCGAACTTTTTTGTTCTCTTCATGCAAGAAAAAGATGCTGCGGAATTGGGTCAGTTGCAGTGCCTGGTTAGCTGCTTTATTCTTCATAATCCGGATATTGCTCAGGATTAACTCCCGTTGACTCAACTATAAACGGATATTTTTTATTTTTTTCTTCAACTATTTTCTTTCGTGACTTCTTTATCTCAAATAACCAGTTGTCTCCGAAATCAAAAAGATAGTATAATTTATATCCC
The DNA window shown above is from Pelodictyon phaeoclathratiforme BU-1 and carries:
- a CDS encoding 4Fe-4S dicluster domain-containing protein, yielding MIYKVISKEEFTKFIGALVENNRSFGPREVDRDHRGNPVYQFQPVQSARDIAFDYTATASSAKHFFLPFREELSRFLFRGDDWEQQIAYEATPIVLIGLRACDISALNILDDVLLNGHFPSPYYLAKRKNTFVIGMDHLPLPDCFCKSMNHHTVTTGFNLFCSDIGDHYYLSINSSKAFNFLKEFETRDPNYDDNCALVERRKQIQNGFETEIDVTGLPTILDIEFDSTVWEKWGNKCLNCGSCAMVCPSCYCYSVTESFDTSLKVASREKKLYSCNLVDFAVVAGGHNFRPKNGDRLKYRYYHQHRGFAENANQQICVGCNRCGRACLAGINPKEVINDLRMEKESCMICVSSSPART
- a CDS encoding FAD/NAD(P)-binding protein yields the protein MKTDFGYKCSVTNIVRLTEQEKLFQLRIIDPVERSLFRFRPGQFLMLEVPGYGDVPISISSSNSNHEFLELCIRKAGHVTSALFTLTEGAHVAIRGPFGSAFPMDEMSGHNVLLVAGGLGIAPLRAPLYWINEHRDRFLDVNLLYGAKEPSQLLFTWQFDEWKMINHINLHTIVEHGDSGWKGKKGMITDLFNDISIDPAKTWAIVCGPPVMFKFVCGYLDRLGIPMNRMFVSLERRMHCGMGKCCRCMVGSTFTCIDGPVFDYWTVMNLKEAI
- a CDS encoding NADH-quinone oxidoreductase subunit B family protein, yielding MGELIAHQGVSFERLKIASFDFTCCEGCQLQLANRESTLADFLNLLDIRNFRELSSEQHDDYDIALIEGSISRQDEVERLLKIRQQAKILVAFGTCACFGGINSLKNRFPAREMIDAVYPGMPIETLPVRKISDVVKVDLSIPGCPVDKREVERIVVSLVRGSQITLPKYPVCVECKAQLNTCLFELGEICLGPITRAGCNAVCTTGKTPCLGCRGPSEEINMPAFLDLVRQRGLSFDDLQEKLAFYNAFEAFQSHEA
- a CDS encoding Ni/Fe hydrogenase subunit alpha, with product MKRDYAIAIHHLSRVEGHADIRITVRKGQLVEAQWAIVETPRFFEVMIKGMSAERVPFLTSRICGICSISHALASIRALERAMAIAPPVAAEKTRLLAMHGETLQSHALHLFFLIAPDFANSASVLPLMESHPDLVRAGLQLKELGNEISAITAGRCTHPVSLVVGGLSKAPDKEKLLNLRTMIQERKPALATASAFFRSLVMPDFTRETEFISLRNGSSYPSIGGSLVSSDGVKREENDYLLMTNEYTMDFSTSKFTRLSRESSVAGALARFNNNHDLLHPGAKEAAESLGLKPICHNPFMTNIAQLVECVHILEDAEQLINSLLDMELREIKTPYVPQAGAATGAVEAPRGILYHHMETDAAGKVVKANCIIPTTQNNGNIHHDLRALTEQGLREGKSDREIEKLATMLVRSYDPCISCSVH
- a CDS encoding methyltransferase family protein; translation: MTPDKPIQNRMPPGKRGEHLVVMQFLLMAAFILTPVLPDQSATELFANTVLLRWALLIICWSAAILLGGLGSHHIKEFLSPLPYPVDHNRLVTTGVYGMVRHPLYSSQLFAALGWSVFSISLSHLLLLVVAILFFSYKASKEERWLTQMHPEYADYAKKVKTFIPWIY
- a CDS encoding type II toxin-antitoxin system RelB/DinJ family antitoxin; amino-acid sequence: MIANTVVRARIDEKTKAEATAVLAAIGLTLSDAVRLMLMRVAAEKALPFDPLIPNAETIEAIMESQRGELIAVGSREELFRVLNEED
- a CDS encoding type II toxin-antitoxin system YafQ family toxin, yielding MRRIELSRKFRHDYRREKSGMYGKSLDALLNGILDLLESDEVLPPNAVDHALMGKFTGYRDCHIKPDLILIYRKTGDDVLELVRLGSHSELGL